Proteins encoded in a region of the Rhodococcus sp. SBT000017 genome:
- a CDS encoding Pls/PosA family non-ribosomal peptide synthetase has translation MHQENDLPGSSADIAPAPAAFLRSPQAPPARTLIDILRDTAHRFPDAPAIDDGAVSVSYSELLDDIAEGAQWLANAGVRRGDRVGIRMPSGSFSLYVAILSILQVGAAYVPVDADDPEERAELVFGEAQVTAIVTAGGIAAGTAPKQDIPQHDLSEHNAGPPTPQDDAWVIFTSGSTGTPKGVAVSHRNAAAFVDAEARMFLQKDPLGPGDRVLAGLSVAFDASCEEMWLAWRHGACLVPAPRSLVRSGFDLGPWLVSRDISVVSTVPTLASLWPAVALEAVRLLIFGGEACPPELAERLAVEGREVWNTYGPTEATVVACAAIMDGKGPVRIGLPLDGWDLAVVDGSGTPVQVGEIGELVIGGVGLARYLDPAKDAEKYAPMPSLGWDRAYRSGDLVKLELEGLLFQGRADDQVKLGGRRIELGEIDNALQALPGVGGAAAAIRKTAAGNSVLVGYLASTNPDFDLEAARELLAEQLPAALVPRLALVDEMPTRTSGKVDRNALPWPLPGMAGASSLGGTAGWVAELWTNILGAQVSDENADFFANGGGSLSAAQLVTALRERFPEITVAQLYDHPRLGSLAQYLDDLKPVVEAVPREVAPTSRTAQWAQIAATVPLTTLTGLQWVTWLGLLFNVMSWFGDVPWAPTLSWWWVLVAFILFITPVGRMAISVIGSRILLAGLKPGAYKRGGSMHIRLWAATRLTDASGASNLSGAPWMVYYARALGAKIGKGVDLHTMPPVTGMLELGDGCSIEPEVDLSGHWIDGDLVYIGGVEIGAGATVGARSTLLPGTKVGKNSVVTAGSAVVGRVKAGQMWSGSPAQKVGKADHPWPAETPPRATKWVFAYGVASLFLSGMALFSIGVSLVLMGWWIHTADSVFDAFERGLVMLPVATLVSLAVFALITVVAVRLLSIGLVGGYHPVRSRIGWQVWATERLMDSARTFLFPLYASLLTPHWLRLLGAKIGKDVEASTVLMIPKFTTVADGAFLADDTMVASYELGGGWMHLGDAKVGKRAFLGNSGMTGPGRTVPKNGLVAVLSATPDKAKSGSSWLGSPPVRLRRAAGSADSSRTFDPPRKLKVARSFVETCRLIPVVVTFGIGLGVLFSLTALADAVGYWLAALLSGVVLLVAGFVAAAVSALAKWLWVGRIGKTDHPLWSSFVWRNEVADTFVETVAAPWFARAAEGTAVLNMWLRWLGADIGRGVWCETYWLPEADLVTLADGATVNRGCVVQTHLFHDRIMSMDTVDLGRGATLGPHCVALPASGIGDGATVGPASLVMRGDTVPAHTRWQGNPIAPWAKGDPFPRIRDDRNEG, from the coding sequence GTGCATCAAGAGAACGATCTGCCGGGTTCGAGCGCGGACATCGCACCTGCACCGGCGGCGTTTCTTCGCTCACCCCAGGCTCCACCCGCCCGGACGCTCATCGACATTCTCCGCGACACGGCCCATCGTTTTCCCGACGCACCCGCGATCGACGACGGTGCCGTGTCGGTCAGTTACTCGGAGTTGTTGGACGACATCGCCGAGGGCGCTCAGTGGCTCGCCAATGCCGGTGTCAGGCGCGGCGATCGCGTCGGGATCCGCATGCCGTCGGGTTCCTTCTCCCTCTACGTCGCGATCTTGTCGATCCTTCAGGTCGGTGCGGCATACGTGCCGGTGGACGCGGACGATCCCGAGGAGCGCGCCGAGTTGGTCTTCGGCGAGGCACAGGTGACCGCCATCGTCACTGCGGGCGGAATCGCCGCCGGTACTGCCCCCAAGCAGGACATTCCCCAGCACGATCTTTCCGAACACAATGCCGGACCACCGACCCCGCAGGACGACGCGTGGGTCATCTTCACCTCGGGTTCGACGGGCACTCCCAAGGGCGTTGCGGTCAGTCATCGCAATGCGGCGGCGTTCGTCGACGCCGAGGCCCGCATGTTCCTGCAGAAGGATCCGCTCGGTCCCGGCGATCGAGTGTTGGCCGGACTGTCGGTGGCGTTCGACGCGTCGTGCGAGGAGATGTGGCTGGCGTGGCGGCACGGTGCATGCCTGGTTCCCGCGCCCAGGTCGTTGGTGCGGTCCGGTTTCGATCTGGGTCCGTGGCTCGTCTCCCGCGACATCAGCGTCGTTTCGACGGTGCCCACGCTCGCATCGCTGTGGCCCGCGGTGGCGTTGGAAGCGGTACGGCTGCTCATCTTCGGCGGCGAAGCCTGCCCGCCGGAACTGGCCGAGCGGCTCGCCGTCGAAGGCCGTGAGGTCTGGAACACGTATGGCCCCACCGAGGCGACGGTAGTCGCGTGTGCGGCGATCATGGACGGCAAGGGCCCGGTCCGGATCGGTCTCCCCCTCGACGGGTGGGACCTCGCGGTGGTCGACGGCTCCGGCACCCCGGTACAGGTCGGCGAAATCGGTGAGTTGGTCATCGGCGGCGTCGGACTCGCTCGGTATCTCGATCCGGCCAAGGACGCCGAGAAGTACGCGCCCATGCCGTCTCTCGGGTGGGACCGGGCGTATCGCAGCGGCGATCTGGTCAAGCTCGAGCTCGAAGGTCTGTTGTTCCAGGGTCGCGCCGACGATCAGGTCAAGCTCGGCGGTCGACGCATCGAGCTCGGCGAGATAGACAATGCGCTGCAAGCACTTCCGGGCGTCGGCGGCGCGGCGGCCGCCATCCGCAAGACGGCTGCGGGAAACTCGGTGCTCGTCGGATATCTCGCGAGCACCAACCCCGATTTCGATCTCGAAGCCGCTCGCGAATTGCTCGCCGAGCAATTGCCTGCGGCACTGGTCCCGCGGCTTGCATTGGTCGACGAGATGCCCACGCGCACCTCGGGCAAGGTCGACCGCAATGCGCTGCCGTGGCCCCTGCCCGGCATGGCGGGGGCCTCCTCGCTCGGCGGGACGGCGGGGTGGGTGGCCGAACTGTGGACCAACATCCTCGGCGCGCAGGTGTCCGACGAGAACGCCGATTTCTTCGCCAACGGCGGCGGTTCGCTCTCGGCCGCGCAATTGGTGACGGCGTTGCGCGAGCGGTTCCCCGAGATCACCGTCGCGCAGCTCTACGACCACCCGCGGCTGGGTTCGCTGGCGCAGTATCTCGACGATCTGAAGCCGGTCGTCGAGGCCGTTCCGCGTGAGGTCGCGCCGACGTCGCGCACCGCGCAGTGGGCGCAGATCGCGGCAACGGTTCCGTTGACCACCCTGACCGGATTGCAGTGGGTCACCTGGCTCGGGCTGCTGTTCAACGTCATGTCCTGGTTCGGCGACGTGCCCTGGGCTCCGACGCTGTCGTGGTGGTGGGTGCTCGTGGCATTCATCCTGTTCATCACTCCGGTCGGCCGCATGGCGATCTCGGTGATCGGATCGCGCATCCTGTTGGCGGGCTTGAAACCGGGCGCGTACAAGCGCGGCGGCAGCATGCACATCAGGCTGTGGGCGGCAACGAGATTGACCGATGCCAGTGGTGCATCGAACCTCTCGGGCGCACCGTGGATGGTCTACTACGCGCGCGCTCTCGGTGCCAAGATCGGTAAGGGTGTCGACCTGCACACGATGCCGCCGGTCACCGGCATGCTCGAGCTGGGCGACGGCTGTTCCATCGAGCCCGAGGTGGATCTGTCCGGGCATTGGATCGACGGCGATCTCGTCTACATCGGCGGCGTCGAGATCGGCGCCGGTGCCACCGTCGGTGCCCGCTCCACACTTCTGCCCGGAACCAAGGTCGGCAAGAACTCGGTCGTCACGGCAGGCTCTGCCGTCGTCGGACGGGTGAAGGCCGGTCAGATGTGGTCCGGTTCGCCGGCCCAGAAGGTCGGCAAGGCCGATCATCCGTGGCCCGCGGAAACACCGCCGCGCGCGACGAAGTGGGTATTCGCGTACGGCGTCGCGTCGCTGTTCCTGTCCGGTATGGCACTGTTCTCGATCGGTGTCAGCCTGGTGCTGATGGGCTGGTGGATTCACACCGCGGACTCCGTGTTCGACGCCTTCGAACGTGGTCTGGTGATGTTGCCCGTCGCGACGTTGGTGTCGTTGGCGGTGTTCGCGCTGATCACCGTCGTCGCGGTGCGGTTGCTCAGCATCGGACTCGTCGGCGGCTACCACCCGGTGCGCAGCCGCATCGGCTGGCAGGTGTGGGCCACCGAACGTCTGATGGACTCGGCGCGCACGTTCCTGTTCCCGCTCTACGCGTCGTTGTTGACGCCGCACTGGCTCCGGCTGCTGGGCGCGAAGATCGGCAAGGACGTCGAGGCGTCGACGGTGCTGATGATTCCCAAGTTCACCACGGTCGCCGACGGAGCGTTCCTCGCCGACGACACCATGGTCGCCAGTTACGAACTAGGCGGCGGCTGGATGCATCTGGGCGACGCCAAGGTCGGCAAGCGGGCGTTCCTCGGTAACTCCGGCATGACCGGTCCCGGGCGAACCGTCCCGAAGAACGGGCTCGTCGCGGTGCTGTCGGCAACGCCGGACAAGGCGAAGTCCGGCTCGTCGTGGCTCGGTAGTCCACCGGTGCGGCTGCGTCGAGCCGCCGGGAGTGCGGATTCGTCGCGCACGTTCGATCCGCCGCGCAAGCTCAAGGTCGCCCGGTCGTTCGTCGAGACGTGCCGGTTGATTCCCGTCGTCGTTACGTTCGGTATCGGGCTCGGAGTGCTGTTCTCGCTCACCGCGCTCGCCGACGCCGTCGGGTACTGGTTGGCTGCGTTGCTCAGTGGCGTCGTCCTGCTCGTCGCCGGTTTCGTGGCTGCTGCGGTGTCGGCGTTGGCGAAGTGGCTGTGGGTGGGCCGGATCGGCAAGACCGATCATCCGCTGTGGAGTTCGTTCGTGTGGCGCAACGAGGTGGCAGACACGTTCGTCGAGACCGTTGCCGCGCCGTGGTTCGCGCGCGCCGCCGAGGGCACCGCGGTATTGAACATGTGGTTGCGGTGGCTCGGTGCGGATATCGGCCGCGGGGTCTGGTGTGAGACGTACTGGCTTCCCGAGGCCGATCTGGTGACTTTGGCCGACGGTGCGACGGTCAACCGAGGGTGCGTTGTGCAGACGCACCTGTTCCATGATCGGATCATGTCCATGGACACGGTCGATCTCGGCAGAGGCGCAACACTGGGACCACACTGTGTCGCGCTGCCGGCGTCGGGAATCGGTGACGGCGCAACGGTGGGGCCTGCCTCTCTGGTGATGCGCGGCGATACGGTTCCCGCGCATACTCGTTGGCAGGGCAATCCGATCGCGCCGTGGGCCAAGGGTGATCCCTTTCCGCGGATTCGCGACGACCGAAACGAGGGGTGA
- a CDS encoding aminotransferase class V-fold PLP-dependent enzyme: MTSVLSRPCAPFAPVSGTDLQVPLVHGGTCTYANFDYAASAPALDAVTDRIAELLPFYSSVHRGAGYASRVSTAAYEKARVTVADFVGAQNDSVVVFTRNTTDSLNLLAACVPGETVVLDIEHHANLLPWRDRRVVVAASTLAETITRLDAELAAKPAALLAITGASNVTGEVLPIAELAALAHRHGARIAVDGAQLVPHRRVDIAALGVDYLAFSGHKLYAPFGAGVLVGKRDWLDEGGPHLAGGGAVRSVSIDHTDWAPAPQRHEAGTPNVLGVAALAAACESIAGFDDAELQAHEHELSSRLRDGLAALDGVEQLQAWADAPDSVGIVTFTVAGRDPGEVAAYLSAEHGIGVRDGKFCAHPLLSRLGHAAGAVRASIGLGSSSADVDRLVDALAALVESGPSWHYAEDAGWWNPVPDPRPFPELADGAAGVGSPCSPADR; encoded by the coding sequence ATGACATCTGTACTTTCCCGCCCCTGTGCTCCTTTTGCCCCTGTTTCGGGCACGGATCTACAGGTACCGCTGGTCCACGGCGGCACCTGCACCTATGCGAACTTCGATTACGCCGCCAGCGCGCCTGCACTGGACGCGGTGACCGATCGGATCGCGGAACTGCTGCCGTTCTACTCGAGTGTGCATCGCGGTGCCGGCTACGCCTCACGGGTCTCCACGGCCGCGTACGAGAAGGCGCGGGTGACGGTCGCCGATTTCGTTGGTGCGCAGAACGATTCGGTGGTGGTGTTCACGCGGAACACCACCGACTCGCTGAACCTGCTGGCCGCATGCGTGCCGGGTGAGACCGTGGTACTCGACATCGAGCACCACGCCAACCTGCTCCCGTGGCGTGATCGACGAGTGGTGGTGGCCGCGTCGACCCTGGCCGAGACCATCACGCGTCTCGACGCGGAGCTTGCCGCGAAACCTGCTGCGCTGCTGGCGATCACGGGCGCATCGAACGTCACCGGTGAGGTGCTGCCCATCGCGGAACTCGCCGCTCTGGCGCATCGGCACGGCGCACGCATCGCGGTCGACGGTGCCCAGCTGGTTCCGCATCGGCGGGTCGACATCGCGGCACTCGGTGTGGACTACCTGGCGTTCTCCGGACACAAGCTCTACGCCCCGTTCGGCGCGGGAGTGCTTGTGGGCAAACGTGATTGGCTCGACGAGGGTGGGCCGCACCTGGCCGGCGGCGGCGCGGTGCGCAGCGTGAGCATCGACCACACCGATTGGGCTCCGGCACCGCAACGGCACGAGGCGGGCACCCCCAACGTGCTCGGCGTTGCCGCACTCGCTGCGGCCTGCGAGTCAATCGCCGGATTCGACGATGCCGAGCTGCAGGCGCACGAACATGAACTGTCGTCCCGCTTGCGCGACGGGCTGGCCGCACTGGACGGCGTCGAGCAGCTCCAGGCGTGGGCCGACGCACCCGACAGTGTCGGCATCGTCACCTTCACCGTTGCCGGACGCGATCCCGGTGAGGTGGCTGCATACCTGTCCGCCGAACATGGCATCGGCGTGCGCGACGGAAAGTTCTGCGCACACCCACTGCTGAGCAGGCTGGGGCACGCGGCCGGAGCGGTTCGAGCCAGTATCGGGCTCGGCAGCTCGTCGGCCGATGTGGACCGACTCGTCGACGCCCTCGCAGCCCTGGTCGAGTCGGGACCGAGCTGGCACTACGCGGAGGACGCCGGCTGGTGGAACCCTGTACCCGACCCGCGACCCTTCCCCGAGCTGGCTGATGGGGCCGCCGGGGTTGGATCCCCGTGCAGCCCCGCAGACCGTTAG
- a CDS encoding YbaK/EbsC family protein, translating to MSRLLHPNAAHVADTLISRGHHGVVVSSPEGTHTAADAAAALGVEVGAIVKSMVFLLGDEPVLLLVSGAHNVHLERTGERLGGTLMRASLDTAKHATGQPIGGIAPVGHPTNLDTFVDQDLAGYAEVWAAAGHTNTIFRSTFTELVRITAGLAIDVT from the coding sequence ATGTCCCGGCTACTTCATCCGAATGCAGCCCATGTTGCCGACACTCTGATTTCTCGCGGCCATCACGGTGTGGTGGTCAGCAGCCCGGAGGGCACACACACCGCCGCCGATGCTGCCGCGGCGCTGGGCGTCGAAGTAGGCGCGATCGTGAAGTCGATGGTGTTTCTGCTGGGCGACGAGCCGGTGCTGCTGCTGGTCTCCGGTGCCCACAACGTTCATCTCGAGCGCACCGGCGAACGTCTGGGCGGGACGTTGATGCGTGCGTCTCTCGACACGGCCAAGCATGCAACCGGGCAGCCGATCGGGGGGATCGCCCCGGTCGGCCACCCCACCAACCTGGACACGTTCGTCGACCAGGACCTGGCCGGCTACGCCGAGGTGTGGGCGGCCGCCGGTCACACCAACACGATCTTTCGGTCCACGTTCACCGAGTTGGTGCGCATCACCGCAGGTCTGGCGATCGACGTCACCTGA